One genomic segment of Amycolatopsis granulosa includes these proteins:
- a CDS encoding glycosyltransferase family 4 protein yields MRVAINLLTDDPGNPSGAHWFWTRVIPEMAKLLTEGESFHLMVSPRSRPTHSGYGPGVEYLTYPWSNEKRNLRTLSEHLYSPLRLPLGRIDVLNTLMAPIVRSAPKLVVHIKTLHAYTTPHAISPPARLYRQLSYPRTGRLADAIILNSRSLVDEVQRYLAVDPAKIRLIPEAVDHDLFRPGDRDEAFAHLSARYGVRGQFVLFVSSLWPYKNCEGLIRAFAAAKSDLGGRQLVVVGPGRDVEYVGQLKSLAARLGVAGDIVWVGGVPLAETVQFYRAADVFVYPSHNETFGLPILEAMACACPVVTSNVTAMPETAGGAALLADPADTGSIADAIVKACGPEGERLRARGPARAAAFTWAATAKRTLDVYREVHAR; encoded by the coding sequence GCACTGGTTCTGGACGCGCGTCATCCCGGAGATGGCGAAGCTGCTCACCGAGGGCGAGTCGTTCCACCTGATGGTGAGCCCGCGGTCCCGGCCCACGCACTCCGGCTACGGACCGGGCGTGGAGTACCTCACCTACCCGTGGTCCAACGAGAAGCGCAACCTGCGCACGCTGTCGGAGCACCTGTATTCGCCGCTGCGCCTGCCGCTGGGCCGGATCGACGTGCTGAACACGCTGATGGCCCCGATCGTCCGGTCCGCGCCGAAACTCGTGGTGCACATCAAGACGCTGCACGCGTACACCACCCCGCACGCCATCTCGCCGCCCGCGCGGCTGTACCGGCAGCTGAGCTACCCGCGCACCGGGCGGCTGGCCGACGCGATCATCCTGAACTCGCGCAGCCTGGTCGACGAGGTCCAGCGGTACCTGGCGGTCGATCCGGCGAAGATCCGGCTCATCCCGGAGGCGGTGGACCACGACCTGTTCCGGCCCGGGGACCGGGACGAGGCGTTCGCGCACCTGTCGGCCCGCTACGGCGTGCGCGGGCAGTTCGTGCTGTTCGTGTCGTCGCTGTGGCCGTACAAGAACTGCGAGGGCCTGATCCGCGCGTTCGCGGCGGCGAAGTCCGATCTGGGCGGCCGGCAACTGGTCGTCGTCGGCCCGGGCCGCGACGTCGAGTACGTCGGGCAGCTCAAGTCCCTGGCGGCACGGCTCGGCGTGGCCGGCGACATCGTGTGGGTGGGCGGGGTGCCGCTGGCGGAGACCGTGCAGTTCTACCGCGCGGCGGACGTGTTCGTGTACCCGTCGCACAACGAGACGTTCGGCCTGCCGATCCTGGAGGCGATGGCGTGCGCGTGCCCGGTGGTCACCTCGAACGTGACCGCGATGCCGGAGACGGCCGGCGGTGCGGCGCTGCTGGCCGACCCGGCGGACACCGGCTCCATCGCCGACGCGATCGTCAAGGCGTGCGGCCCGGAGGGCGAGCGGCTGCGGGCGCGCGGGCCGGCACGCGCCGCCGCGTTCACGTGGGCGGCCACGGCGAAACGCACGCTCGACGTCTACCGGGAGGTGCACGCCCGATGA
- a CDS encoding NAD-dependent epimerase/dehydratase family protein — MRILVTGGAGFIGSHTCDRLTELGHEVIVLDALAPPVHRGGPPEHLTPGVEFYEGDVRNRDLMRNLMRRVDAVYHLAAHQDYLPDFAKFTDVNVTSTAMIYEIAVAEKLDLARVVVASSQAAMGEGLYRCTVHGEQTPDMRPESQLRAGRWDIGCAVCGEPLEMLPTPERIANPQNAYGMSKHGEEVVAVNLGRRYGIPTVALRYSIVQGPRQSVYNAYSGACRIFNLHYLLGGAPTLYEDGQAIRDYVNIHDVVDANVLVLTDDRAAGRVFNVGGGAGYTTREFAEIVRRQYGSDRPGRISGEYRFGDTRHITSGIDALGQLGWSPKRTPADSVAEYAGWLRDLPGLDDILAGADATMRSLGVVRKAAT; from the coding sequence ATGAGGATCCTGGTCACCGGCGGTGCCGGGTTCATCGGGTCGCACACCTGCGACCGGCTCACCGAGCTGGGGCACGAGGTGATCGTGCTGGACGCGCTCGCGCCGCCGGTGCACCGCGGCGGTCCGCCGGAGCACCTCACGCCCGGCGTGGAGTTCTACGAAGGCGACGTGCGCAACCGCGACCTGATGCGCAACCTGATGCGCCGGGTGGACGCGGTGTACCACCTCGCCGCACACCAGGACTACCTGCCGGACTTCGCGAAGTTCACCGACGTCAACGTCACGTCCACCGCGATGATCTACGAGATCGCCGTGGCCGAGAAGCTCGACCTGGCCCGCGTCGTGGTGGCGTCCTCGCAGGCCGCGATGGGCGAAGGGCTGTACCGGTGCACGGTGCACGGTGAGCAGACCCCGGACATGCGGCCGGAGTCCCAGCTGCGCGCGGGCCGCTGGGACATCGGGTGCGCGGTGTGCGGTGAACCGCTGGAGATGCTGCCCACGCCGGAGCGGATCGCGAACCCGCAGAACGCCTACGGGATGTCCAAGCACGGCGAGGAGGTCGTGGCGGTCAACCTCGGGCGCCGCTACGGGATCCCGACCGTCGCGTTGCGCTACAGCATCGTGCAGGGGCCGCGGCAGTCGGTGTACAACGCCTACTCCGGCGCGTGCCGCATCTTCAACCTGCACTACCTGCTCGGTGGCGCGCCGACCCTGTACGAGGACGGGCAGGCGATCCGCGACTACGTCAACATCCACGACGTTGTCGACGCGAACGTGCTGGTGCTCACCGACGACCGCGCGGCCGGGCGGGTGTTCAACGTCGGCGGTGGCGCCGGGTACACCACGCGGGAGTTCGCCGAGATCGTGCGCCGGCAGTACGGATCGGACCGGCCGGGCCGGATCAGCGGCGAGTACCGCTTCGGCGACACCCGGCACATCACCTCCGGCATCGACGCGCTCGGGCAGCTGGGCTGGTCGCCGAAGCGGACCCCGGCCGACTCCGTCGCCGAGTACGCCGGGTGGCTGCGGGATCTGCCCGGCCTGGACGACATCCTGGCCGGGGCGGACGCGACGATGCGCTCGCTCGGCGTGGTCCGCAAGGCGGCAACGTGA
- a CDS encoding sugar phosphate nucleotidyltransferase has product MKAVLLAAGLGTRLRPLTDHVPKCLVEVAGRPMLDIWLDALDAAGVGEVLVNLHHLAPLVRRHLATRTGGPLVHAVEEPELLGSAGTLRANRAFVAGEEMFLALNADNLTDFDLRVLIDAHRAGGAIATLSVYHAADPTRCGILTVHDGLVTGFTEKPAKPASSLANAGMYAFSPAVLDLIGPPPRDIGYDLLPELAGHARAVSIGDSWFLDIGTPAALDRARGEWQGRRAS; this is encoded by the coding sequence GTGAAGGCGGTCCTGCTGGCCGCCGGGCTGGGGACGCGACTGCGGCCCCTGACCGACCACGTCCCCAAGTGCCTCGTCGAGGTGGCCGGGCGGCCGATGCTGGACATCTGGCTCGACGCGCTGGACGCCGCGGGTGTCGGCGAGGTGCTGGTCAACCTGCACCACCTCGCGCCGCTGGTGCGGCGGCATCTGGCCACGCGCACCGGCGGCCCGCTCGTGCACGCGGTCGAGGAGCCGGAACTGCTCGGCAGCGCGGGCACGTTGCGCGCCAACCGGGCGTTCGTCGCGGGCGAGGAGATGTTCCTCGCGCTCAACGCGGACAACCTCACCGACTTCGACCTGCGGGTGCTGATCGACGCGCACCGCGCGGGCGGCGCCATCGCCACGCTGTCGGTGTACCACGCCGCCGACCCCACCCGCTGCGGGATCCTCACCGTCCACGACGGACTGGTCACCGGGTTCACGGAAAAACCGGCGAAACCGGCCTCGTCCCTGGCGAACGCGGGGATGTACGCGTTCAGCCCGGCCGTCCTCGACCTCATCGGGCCGCCGCCCCGCGACATCGGCTACGACCTGCTGCCGGAACTCGCCGGGCACGCCCGTGCGGTCTCCATCGGGGACTCCTGGTTCCTCGACATCGGCACCCCCGCCGCCCTGGACAGGGCGCGCGGTGAATGGCAAGGCAGGCGAGCATCGTGA
- a CDS encoding GHMP kinase codes for MARQASIVIITQTPLRIGLVGGGTDLPGYYAEHGGRVLNAAIDKYVYVVVKQRFDDEIYVNYSRKEIVSRVEDLDHELVREAMRMTGVRSGVEITTLADIPSAGSGLGSSSSVTVGLLHALYAYRGRQVTAEELAERACAIEIDRCGKPIGKQDQYAAAFGGLCDLRFGPGDAVGVEQIDLPRADWRKLQDELMLFFTGITRSADTILGEQNANVGSRLAQLGQLRDLAGEAADGLRHGDLSAVGIALRKSWEAKRALASGVSNRQIDEAVDTALAAGASGAKVTGAGGGGFLLVTCPLEHQRAVRDRLAGMTELPIKLERLGSRVILNVHHDIWS; via the coding sequence ATGGCAAGGCAGGCGAGCATCGTGATCATCACGCAGACCCCGCTGCGCATCGGGCTGGTCGGCGGCGGGACCGACCTGCCGGGCTACTACGCCGAACACGGCGGCCGGGTGCTCAACGCGGCCATCGACAAGTACGTCTACGTCGTGGTGAAGCAGCGCTTCGACGACGAGATCTACGTCAACTACTCGCGCAAGGAAATCGTCTCCCGCGTCGAGGACCTCGACCACGAACTGGTGCGCGAGGCCATGCGGATGACCGGGGTGCGCAGCGGTGTGGAGATCACCACGCTCGCCGACATCCCGTCGGCCGGGTCCGGGCTCGGCTCGTCGTCCTCGGTGACCGTGGGGTTGCTGCACGCGCTCTACGCCTACCGGGGCAGGCAGGTGACCGCGGAGGAACTGGCCGAACGCGCCTGCGCCATCGAGATCGACCGGTGTGGCAAGCCGATCGGCAAGCAGGACCAGTACGCGGCCGCGTTCGGCGGTCTGTGCGACCTGCGGTTCGGGCCGGGCGACGCGGTCGGCGTCGAGCAGATCGACCTGCCCCGCGCGGACTGGCGGAAGCTGCAGGACGAGCTGATGTTGTTCTTCACCGGCATCACCCGCAGCGCGGACACGATCCTCGGCGAGCAGAACGCGAACGTGGGCAGCAGGCTCGCCCAGCTCGGCCAGTTGCGCGACCTCGCCGGGGAGGCCGCGGACGGCCTGCGCCACGGCGACCTGTCCGCGGTCGGCATCGCGCTGCGCAAGAGCTGGGAGGCCAAGCGGGCGCTCGCCTCCGGGGTGTCGAACCGGCAGATCGACGAGGCCGTGGACACCGCGCTGGCCGCGGGTGCGTCGGGCGCGAAGGTGACCGGCGCGGGCGGCGGCGGGTTCCTGCTGGTCACCTGCCCGCTGGAGCACCAGCGGGCGGTGCGCGACCGGCTGGCCGGGATGACCGAGCTGCCCATCAAGCTGGAGCGCCTCGGGTCCCGGGTCATCCTGAACGTGCACCACGACATCTGGAGCTGA
- a CDS encoding phosphatase PAP2 family protein, with product MTGVREPATRRRNRPLLPAPAARVLHLTAAVAAVVVVLLGVLNAGHSEPGWFDAWVQPAATRSVGAAWSAAIAVDFLGEPRGSVTVVVVLAVLFAVLRRWRMLALALAGPGLTIAVTTLGKTLAGRTIHTVYLSYPSGHTAFVTAVTLALAMPLAGRLRAGPVVVLACALVTGAYAGWAQVGLSAHYATDAIGGFCTALAVVPATATLIDRIWRRAATDARPGQA from the coding sequence ATGACCGGCGTGCGGGAACCCGCGACGAGACGGCGGAACCGGCCGCTGCTGCCCGCACCCGCGGCACGGGTGCTGCACCTGACCGCGGCCGTGGCGGCGGTGGTCGTCGTGCTGCTGGGCGTGCTCAACGCCGGGCACAGCGAACCGGGCTGGTTCGACGCGTGGGTGCAGCCGGCCGCCACCCGCTCGGTCGGCGCGGCCTGGTCCGCGGCGATCGCGGTGGACTTCCTCGGCGAACCACGGGGATCGGTGACGGTCGTCGTCGTGCTCGCGGTGCTGTTCGCGGTGCTGCGCCGGTGGCGGATGCTGGCGCTCGCGCTGGCCGGCCCCGGGTTGACGATCGCCGTGACCACGCTGGGCAAGACGCTGGCGGGCCGGACGATCCACACGGTCTACCTGTCCTATCCGAGCGGGCACACGGCCTTCGTCACCGCGGTGACGCTCGCGCTGGCGATGCCGCTGGCCGGACGGCTGCGTGCGGGTCCGGTGGTGGTGCTGGCGTGTGCGCTGGTCACCGGCGCCTACGCGGGCTGGGCGCAGGTCGGGCTCAGCGCGCACTACGCCACCGACGCCATCGGCGGGTTCTGCACCGCGCTGGCGGTGGTCCCGGCGACCGCGACCCTGATCGACCGGATCTGGCGACGGGCCGCGACCGACGCCCGCCCGGGTCAGGCGTAG
- a CDS encoding glutamate-1-semialdehyde 2,1-aminomutase, with protein sequence MDAQLLPRSAEANERLHRLVPGGAHTYAKGEDQYPEGLAPVISHGRGAHVWDVDGHEYIEYGSGLRSVSLGHAHPRVVEAVRRELERGTNFVRPGIIELAAAERFLATVPTADMVKFAKNGSDATTAAVRLARAVTGRRVAAVCGDQPFFSTDDWFIGTTGMPAGIPGDITDLTVRFPYGDLAATEEVLRRHDVACLLLEAATAVEPPPGYLAGLRALADRYGVVLIFDEMITGFRWSEAGAQGYYGVTPDLSTFGKALGNGFAVSALAGRRELMELGGLRDSRERVFLLSTTHGAETHSLAAAMAVIDTYVAEGITARLHALGERLAAGVRDVAAAMGVGDHVVVRGRASNLVFGTLDEQLRPSQQYRTLFLRQLVAGGVLGPSFVVSSALTETDIDRTVDVVAQACAVYRKALDVEDPTPWLGGRSVKPVFRPYA encoded by the coding sequence ATGGACGCGCAGCTCCTGCCCCGGTCCGCCGAAGCCAACGAGCGGCTGCACAGGCTCGTGCCCGGCGGCGCGCACACCTACGCGAAGGGCGAGGACCAGTACCCCGAGGGTTTGGCGCCGGTCATCTCGCACGGGCGGGGCGCGCACGTGTGGGATGTGGACGGCCACGAGTACATCGAGTACGGCTCCGGGCTGCGCTCGGTCAGCCTCGGGCACGCGCATCCGCGGGTGGTCGAGGCGGTGCGGCGCGAGCTGGAGCGGGGCACGAACTTCGTCCGCCCCGGCATCATCGAACTGGCCGCCGCGGAGCGGTTCCTGGCCACCGTACCGACCGCGGACATGGTCAAGTTCGCCAAGAACGGGTCGGACGCCACCACGGCCGCGGTGCGGCTGGCGCGAGCGGTCACCGGGCGCCGGGTGGCGGCGGTCTGCGGCGACCAGCCGTTCTTCTCCACCGACGACTGGTTCATCGGCACCACCGGCATGCCCGCCGGCATCCCGGGCGACATCACCGACCTGACCGTGCGCTTCCCCTACGGCGACCTGGCCGCGACTGAGGAGGTCCTGCGCCGGCACGACGTCGCCTGCCTGCTCCTGGAGGCGGCGACCGCCGTCGAACCGCCGCCCGGGTACCTCGCCGGATTGCGTGCGCTGGCCGACCGCTACGGCGTGGTGCTGATCTTCGACGAGATGATCACCGGGTTCCGCTGGTCCGAGGCGGGCGCGCAGGGCTACTACGGGGTGACGCCGGACCTGTCGACCTTCGGCAAGGCGCTCGGCAACGGGTTCGCGGTGTCCGCGCTGGCGGGCAGGCGGGAGCTGATGGAGCTGGGCGGCCTGCGCGACTCGCGCGAACGGGTGTTCCTGCTGTCCACCACGCACGGCGCGGAAACGCATTCACTGGCCGCCGCGATGGCCGTGATCGACACCTACGTGGCGGAGGGCATCACCGCGCGGCTGCACGCGCTGGGCGAGCGGCTGGCGGCCGGGGTGCGGGACGTGGCCGCGGCGATGGGCGTCGGCGACCACGTGGTCGTGCGCGGCCGCGCGAGCAACCTGGTGTTCGGCACGCTCGACGAGCAGCTGCGGCCGTCCCAGCAGTACCGGACGCTGTTCCTGCGCCAGCTGGTGGCCGGTGGCGTGCTCGGGCCGTCGTTCGTGGTCAGCAGCGCGCTCACCGAGACCGACATCGACCGGACGGTGGACGTGGTCGCGCAGGCGTGCGCCGTCTACCGCAAGGCCCTCGACGTGGAGGATCCCACGCCGTGGCTGGGCGGCCGGTCCGTCAAACCGGTGTTCCGGCCCTACGCCTGA
- a CDS encoding dTDP-4-dehydrorhamnose 3,5-epimerase family protein codes for MKAVPVPGIAGAWLFEPTPHADARGFFSRTFDREVVASVGIDPDGFAQDSLSRSVRGVIRGMHLRSGAGEAKLVRCSYGEVFDVVVDLRPDSPTFGNSEYFQLSGDTQVTVYVPAGCAHGFQALTDPADVSYRIDRPHDPSEDVAIAFDDPGLAIPWPLPVTLTSDRDRRAPSLAEVLKTLR; via the coding sequence ATGAAGGCCGTTCCGGTGCCCGGCATCGCCGGGGCCTGGCTGTTCGAACCGACGCCGCACGCCGACGCGCGCGGCTTCTTCTCGCGCACCTTCGACCGGGAGGTCGTGGCGTCGGTGGGCATCGACCCGGACGGGTTCGCCCAGGACAGCCTGTCCCGGTCGGTGCGGGGCGTGATCCGCGGGATGCACCTGCGCTCCGGCGCCGGGGAGGCCAAGCTGGTCCGCTGCTCCTACGGCGAGGTGTTCGACGTGGTGGTCGACCTGCGGCCGGACTCGCCCACCTTCGGCAACAGCGAGTACTTCCAGCTCTCCGGCGACACCCAGGTCACCGTCTACGTGCCGGCGGGCTGTGCCCACGGCTTCCAGGCGCTGACCGACCCCGCCGACGTGTCCTACCGCATCGACCGGCCGCACGACCCGTCGGAGGACGTCGCGATCGCCTTCGACGACCCCGGCCTGGCGATCCCGTGGCCGCTGCCGGTGACCCTGACCTCCGACCGTGACCGGCGCGCGCCCTCGCTCGCCGAAGTTCTGAAGACCCTGAGGTGA
- a CDS encoding polysaccharide pyruvyl transferase family protein → MRIGVFGLLGQGNLGNDGSLAALLEFLRREHPDAAVDALCGGPAEIRARFGIPAVRLHWFRTESPAAKVFGKLADPLWIGRWVRRHDVVIVPGMGVLEATLPLRPWGFPYSLLLLGLTARLTGTKVALVAAGAEYVRRPATRWVITRAARLAHHRSYRDEHSRRAMARMGVDVRGDAVHPDLAFGLPDPQPRPSAGAVGVGVMAYSGGNDDRARAADIHRAYLATVTRFVRLLAAEGRPVRLFTGDTADEEIARRIAAAVPGVTAEPVTSLADLMQRMAEVDVVVATRYHNVLCALKTVRPTVSLGYARKNDVLMDAMGLGEFCLSAREPDFDRLVGRFRAAEDRREELIAVLKDRNRAMSERIRHQFDTLSQSVLEGGRT, encoded by the coding sequence ATGCGGATCGGCGTCTTCGGCCTGCTGGGACAGGGAAACCTCGGCAACGACGGATCCCTGGCGGCCCTGCTGGAATTCCTGCGCCGGGAACACCCGGACGCGGCCGTGGACGCGCTGTGCGGCGGTCCCGCCGAGATCCGCGCGCGGTTCGGCATCCCCGCCGTGCGCCTGCACTGGTTCCGCACGGAATCACCGGCCGCCAAGGTGTTCGGCAAGCTCGCCGACCCGCTGTGGATCGGACGATGGGTCCGCCGGCACGACGTGGTGATCGTGCCCGGCATGGGGGTGCTGGAGGCCACGCTTCCGTTGCGGCCGTGGGGGTTTCCCTATTCGCTGCTGCTGCTCGGGCTGACCGCGCGGCTGACCGGGACGAAGGTCGCGCTCGTCGCGGCCGGCGCCGAGTACGTGCGCCGGCCCGCCACGCGCTGGGTGATCACGCGTGCGGCGCGGCTCGCGCACCACCGCTCCTACCGGGACGAACACTCGCGGCGGGCCATGGCGCGGATGGGCGTCGACGTGCGCGGCGACGCCGTCCACCCCGACCTCGCGTTCGGCCTGCCCGATCCGCAGCCGCGGCCGTCGGCCGGTGCGGTCGGGGTGGGGGTCATGGCGTACTCCGGCGGCAACGACGACCGCGCGCGAGCGGCGGACATCCACCGCGCCTACCTGGCCACCGTGACCCGGTTCGTGCGCCTGCTCGCCGCGGAGGGCCGTCCCGTCCGGCTGTTCACCGGCGACACCGCCGACGAGGAGATCGCCCGCCGGATCGCGGCCGCCGTGCCCGGGGTCACCGCCGAGCCGGTCACCTCGCTGGCCGACCTGATGCAGCGGATGGCCGAGGTCGACGTCGTCGTCGCCACCCGCTACCACAACGTGCTGTGCGCGCTGAAGACCGTGCGGCCGACCGTCTCGCTCGGCTACGCGCGCAAGAACGACGTGCTCATGGACGCGATGGGGCTCGGCGAGTTCTGCCTGTCCGCGCGCGAACCGGACTTCGACCGGCTCGTCGGCCGGTTCCGCGCCGCCGAGGACCGGCGCGAGGAGCTGATCGCCGTGCTCAAGGACCGCAATCGCGCAATGTCCGAGCGGATTCGTCACCAATTCGACACACTGTCCCAATCCGTCTTGGAAGGGGGCCGGACATGA
- a CDS encoding glycosyltransferase family 2 protein, whose amino-acid sequence MTGTPRLSIGLPVHNGEEYLAESLEALLGQTYENFELILADNASTDGTADICRRYARQDRRIRFLPLPRNIGAAPNHNLVFREARGELFKWASHDDLYGRDLLRRCVEALDEHPEMVLAHAGTAIIDGAGGVTAPFEYRLATDSPHPPTRFRALLFADGGDDFYGVIRASALRRVKPHDSYHHADRTFVADIALQGPFFQVPELLYFRRDHPDRAERANPTIRSRCANLDPRRADPLRHPAARLLGGYVWGWIRIVQRAPITPAERRECYRHLGEWLGRRALRREPSEEFAHVDNDLDVVVDAVVAGRGGR is encoded by the coding sequence ATGACCGGCACCCCCAGGCTGAGCATCGGACTGCCCGTCCACAACGGCGAGGAGTACCTGGCCGAATCCCTCGAGGCGCTGCTCGGTCAGACCTACGAGAACTTCGAGCTCATCCTCGCCGACAACGCCTCGACCGACGGCACCGCGGACATCTGCCGCCGGTACGCGCGGCAGGACCGGCGCATCCGGTTCCTCCCGCTGCCCCGCAACATCGGGGCCGCGCCCAACCACAACCTCGTCTTCCGCGAGGCGCGCGGCGAGCTGTTCAAGTGGGCCTCCCACGACGACCTGTACGGGCGCGACCTGTTGCGGCGCTGCGTCGAGGCGCTCGACGAGCACCCGGAGATGGTGCTCGCGCACGCCGGCACGGCCATCATCGACGGCGCCGGTGGCGTGACCGCGCCGTTCGAGTACCGGCTCGCCACCGACTCGCCGCATCCGCCGACCCGGTTCCGGGCGCTGCTGTTCGCCGACGGCGGCGACGACTTCTACGGCGTGATCCGCGCGTCGGCGCTGCGGCGGGTGAAGCCGCACGACAGCTACCACCACGCCGACCGCACCTTCGTCGCCGACATCGCCCTGCAGGGACCGTTCTTCCAGGTCCCGGAGCTGCTGTACTTCCGGCGCGACCACCCGGACCGCGCCGAGCGGGCCAACCCGACCATCCGGTCCCGCTGCGCCAACCTCGACCCCCGACGCGCCGACCCGCTGCGGCACCCGGCCGCCCGCCTGCTCGGCGGGTACGTGTGGGGCTGGATCCGCATCGTCCAGCGCGCGCCGATCACCCCGGCCGAGCGCCGCGAGTGCTACCGCCACCTGGGCGAGTGGCTGGGCCGCCGCGCGCTGCGGCGGGAACCGTCCGAGGAGTTCGCGCACGTCGACAACGACCTGGACGTGGTCGTCGACGCGGTGGTGGCGGGGCGCGGGGGCCGGTGA
- a CDS encoding NAD-dependent epimerase/dehydratase family protein, which yields MRVLLTGHKGYLGTVMAPVLTAAGHEVTGLDSGLFDDCVLGPAPQDPPGHRTDLRDVTPAQVSDVDAVIHLAALSNDPLGALAPELTYEINHRAAVRLARLAKDAGVSRFLYASTCSVYGASGGADLVTEDAPLRPVTPYAESKVLVEDDLHAMADDGFSPVYLRNATAFGFSPRLRADIVLNNLVGHACLSGEVLVLSDGTPWRPLVHAQDIARAFAAALVAPREAVHDQAFNIGTERNNVTVAEIAGQVVEAVPGSRLRITGEAGADPRSYRVDFSRFRAAVPGFTCEWLVKDGAVELVEAYQRYGLTRRAFEQRFTRLARLRQHREDGLVDDSLRFT from the coding sequence ATGCGTGTGCTGCTGACCGGGCACAAGGGCTACCTGGGCACGGTGATGGCGCCGGTGCTCACCGCCGCCGGTCACGAGGTGACCGGGCTCGACTCCGGTTTGTTCGACGACTGCGTGCTCGGCCCGGCGCCGCAGGACCCGCCCGGGCACCGGACCGACCTGCGGGACGTCACGCCCGCGCAGGTGTCCGATGTGGATGCGGTGATCCACCTGGCCGCGCTGTCGAACGATCCGCTGGGTGCGCTCGCGCCCGAGCTGACCTACGAGATCAACCACCGGGCGGCGGTCCGGCTGGCCCGGCTGGCGAAGGACGCGGGGGTGTCGCGGTTCCTGTACGCGTCCACATGCTCGGTCTACGGCGCCTCCGGCGGCGCGGACCTGGTGACCGAGGACGCGCCGCTGCGGCCGGTGACCCCCTACGCGGAGTCGAAGGTGCTGGTCGAGGACGACCTGCACGCGATGGCCGACGACGGCTTCTCGCCGGTCTACCTGCGCAACGCGACCGCGTTCGGGTTCTCCCCGCGGCTGCGCGCGGACATCGTGCTGAACAACCTGGTCGGGCACGCGTGCCTGTCCGGGGAAGTGCTGGTGCTCTCCGACGGCACGCCGTGGCGGCCGCTCGTGCACGCGCAGGACATCGCGCGGGCCTTCGCCGCCGCGCTGGTCGCGCCCCGGGAAGCGGTGCACGACCAGGCGTTCAACATCGGCACGGAACGCAACAACGTGACCGTGGCCGAGATCGCCGGGCAGGTCGTGGAGGCCGTGCCCGGTTCCCGGTTGCGGATCACCGGTGAGGCCGGGGCCGATCCGCGGTCCTACCGGGTCGACTTCTCCCGGTTCCGCGCGGCGGTCCCCGGCTTCACCTGCGAGTGGCTGGTCAAGGACGGCGCGGTCGAGCTGGTCGAGGCGTACCAGCGGTACGGGCTGACGCGCCGCGCGTTCGAGCAGCGCTTCACCCGGCTGGCCCGGCTCCGGCAGCACCGCGAGGACGGCCTGGTCGACGACTCCCTGCGGTTCACCTGA
- a CDS encoding PIG-L family deacetylase — MIGLTAGRIQRIVVLGAHCDDIAIGAGGTLLTLARPGLRVDALVSSGGGTEREEEERSALAAFCPGADLDVTVLKTPDGRLPAHWDEVKNALEDLRSRTDPDLILAPRTGDAHQDHRGLAELVPTAFRGHLTLGYEIVKWDGDLTTPTAYVPLRDELAGKKVELLQRHYASQRHRPWYDREAFLGLARIRGIECQARYAEGFHVQKMRLHLEG; from the coding sequence GTGATCGGACTGACTGCCGGACGCATCCAGCGGATCGTCGTGCTCGGCGCGCACTGCGACGACATCGCGATCGGCGCGGGCGGCACCCTGCTCACCCTCGCCCGTCCCGGGCTGCGGGTGGACGCCCTGGTCTCCTCCGGCGGCGGCACGGAGCGCGAGGAGGAGGAACGGTCCGCGCTCGCCGCGTTCTGCCCGGGCGCGGACCTCGACGTGACGGTGCTGAAGACGCCGGACGGGCGGCTGCCCGCGCACTGGGACGAGGTGAAGAACGCGCTGGAGGACCTGCGGTCCCGCACCGATCCGGACCTGATCCTCGCGCCCCGCACCGGCGACGCGCACCAGGACCACCGCGGCCTGGCGGAACTCGTGCCGACCGCGTTCCGCGGCCACCTCACCCTCGGCTACGAGATCGTGAAATGGGACGGCGACCTCACGACGCCCACCGCGTACGTGCCGCTGCGGGACGAACTCGCCGGGAAAAAAGTGGAACTGCTGCAACGGCACTACGCCTCGCAGCGACATCGTCCTTGGTACGACCGGGAAGCGTTCCTCGGGCTGGCCCGCATCCGCGGCATCGAATGCCAGGCGCGGTACGCGGAGGGCTTCCACGTGCAGAAGATGCGTCTCCACCTGGAGGGCTGA